The Candidatus Poribacteria bacterium genomic interval TGAGCCACTCGGGCAGTTGATCCCAAAATAATTCACGCCATTCGTTTTCGGTCGTCGCGAACCAAAACGGATGTCCCATGGTTGGAATCAAAACTTGCATTATGTCGTATGAACAGAAGGTGGAGACAATACACGACATGATATAGATGGTGAGAACCTCCGGTTCAGACAGACCAAATTTGGGGGAGATTTTGCCAAGGGCATACCGAATGAAGAGCAGCCAAAAGAGTATAAAAATCACATTTGCGAACGGATGGATGATCGTTGGGCAGGTATGGCGGACCACTTCAAGCTCGATAATCCAAAGCACATGGATTGGAGTGATCAATAGGGTAATAAGAAAGGACTTGAGTGTTAAACCGCGTTGGAAGGTGGCAGATGTGTCTTTCAATGGTAACCCCCATGAGACAAGAGCCGGTATATATACCTCGCGATTTTGGGAGAGTTCAAAAACAAATTGACACTTTGCCCTGTTGTGACACTTAAAACATGATTCATCAATGGTGAGTGGTTGGATTCATACGTAACAACTCACCCATTGACTTGCAACCGAATTTCTTACAACCTTAAAAGCATAAAATAGACTCGGGTAAAAAAATAAACTAACTACATTCTTGGTTTGATTTTTATTTGGAGTCGTGCTATAATAATATTATTCCTAGGTTTTGTTGACATTTGGGTGTCGAGATATGAATCTCGACCTACAGGCTATCTGCCAGTATTAGACCGAGTGGGAGGGTCGGGCAAGATGCCCGACCTACAGGTATGGTATTGGGTTTCACTTTATGTACTCTCTAAGATAGTCGAAAAGCCTAGTTTCTTCTGTCATTAATAGGGATTCGTTTTTACCGCTTAACCCAACCTACGTGTTGTCAAATGTCAACACGCCCTAACTAAAAGTCTCATAATCAAGGTGGTGATAAACACTTTATAGGTCCGCGGACGAAATATTATAGGATGTCGAAGATTTAGTTGGTTCCTAGCACCAAACCCGACTCAAGTCCGTTGGAGGTCGGGATGGGGGCATCGACATTCAGGTGTATACCATCATGCTGACCACCTACAGATTCTGGTTAAACGTACAGAAAAGGAGATGAGACGATGCAGAAACTTTTGTTTAGTGCAATAGTATCTGTTTTTGCAATACTGGTTATTGGACAAGTGACCGAAAGCGTTGCCGCAGAAACCAAGATCGTTGCTGCGGAGGCGAAGAGAGGTGACGAATTCGGTTTTGCCGTCGCCATTGACGGGAACTACGCCATCGTCGGTAATTGGCGCTCTGCCGATAAAGGAAGAAGATCCGGCTCAGCTCTAATCTATTTTTTCAACGGGACAACCTGGATCCAGCAGGAAAGACTCGTTGCCAGTGATGGGGAAACAGTTGACGGCCTCGGGCGATCCGTCGATATCGAAGGAGACCTCGCCATCGCCGGGGCTCGTGGTGACGATGATGGTGGAAGCGCTGCCGGAGCAGCCTATATCTTCGTACGTGACGGAGATAAATGGAAAGAAGAAGACAAACTCCTTGCCGAGGACCCTTCAGCAGAAGATATATTCGGCACTTCCGTCTCCCTTAGTGGAGACTATGCCATCGTCGGGGCTTATCTCGACGATGATGGTGGAAGTGCTACCGGCTCAGCCTATATTTTCAAGCGCAACCCACAAGGAAGGTGGGGCCAGACGGACAAACTCAACCTAGGGAAAAATGCAGTTGCTCTTGACACCTTCGGGGTTTCTGTTTCCCTCAGCGGGGACACCGCCATAATCGGGGCTCATCAAAGAGATGTTAAAGGTAAAGGAGTTGATTCCGGCGCAGCGTATATTTTTGTACGCGAGGGTGAAAAATGGATCGAAAAACAAGAACTCAGCGCCAGTGACGGGAAGCCAGGTGACTACTTCGGTTTTTCTTGCACTATCAGCGGAGACTATGCCATCGTTGGGGCTTATCTCAACGATGAGAAAGGAGAGGATGCCGGAGCGGCTTATATATACGAGCACGATGCCATAAGCAAGAAGTGGGCAGAGGCAGCCAAAATCACTGCCGGCGACACAGCGGCAGGTGACTGGTTCGGCCATGCCGTCTCCATCGGCCGCGCCGGCGGTAACGTAGCCGCTATGGTAGGGGCTCCTCTCGACGATGATAAAGGACTCGATTCCGGCTCAGTCTATTCCTTTGCGCGCACCGGGAATTGGACTGAGAAGAAAAAGACTACCAACAGTGACGGGGCGGAAGATGACTACTTCGGCTCTGCCATAGATATGGGCGGAACCTATTCCATCTCCGGCGCTTATCGAGACGATGATGCCGGAGACCGGTCAGGCGCGGCCTATATCTATCATTCCATTAGTGATTTAGCCCTTCCGGTCGAAGACAAACTACAACAGTTTGTCCTGTGGGGTCAAATACGCAAAGATGCCCTGTACCAAAACTTCCCAAATCCGTTTAACCCTGAAACATGGTTACCATATCAGTTGGTGACAGAGGCGGAGGTCAGCATTTCAATTTACGATGTTGATGGGCACCTTATTCGCACACTGAGTTTAGGTACTCAACCAGAAGGCGTATATCTCACAAAAGAAAAAGCTGCGTATTGGGACGGACAAGATAATACGGGTCAACAAGTCTCAAGTGGCTCGTATTTCTATCATTTACAAGCGGGTGATTACTCCGCTACAAAGAAAATGGTCATTCTCAAGTAATTTGGAGTTAAAACATCAGAAAAGCGTGGAGTCAACAAGCCTCCACGCTTTTATTCTGGCTCATCAAAGCATCGGGAATTGCTCCCGATGTTTTTTTATGTTGAAAAACTGACATTGTATCACAATTGCTCCCGATTTAGGATTAAAACTTCCCAACACACCAAATGGGAAAGCCCAAGCCTAATCCAGTATTAGTCAGACTTTCGTTTTAGGGCGCCCCATGTTGTGGTAAGCTTGCCCTCAGGTTGAACGGCAAGAAACGTCGACAGAGGCTCGTTCATAGCTTCGTTTATCTCCGCCTCGGTTAAAACCCGTCGAAAGATAGATGGCTCGTCAATGATACCACTGAAGAGGTGGCTTTGCCCTTCCCAACGGCCACCGATATCAACGGGACCTTCGATTGAAAAAGGATCCAACCCGCCGCCGGTTCCCCAACCCACCTCCTTTTCTTTCTCTATAAGTTTTCCATTTACATAGACTTTCATATTGTCTAATCCGCCCCCATAAGTATTGGTGGCGGCAGCATGCGTCCACTCTCCTCTTTTGACAGTATTTGGTGTTCTGACTCCTTCCCACTCTGCATCCCCTTTGTCTCGATAAAACCAAGAGATGCCGTTAGCTTCGAATCGAAAACCGAAATTGCACCTATTTTCTTCAGGGCGATTATAAATAATCGCACCAAACTCAGTTGCTTCGGATTTGTTGAACCAAGCCATGCACGTGATTCCTTCTCCTCCTTTGAAGGAAAAGTCTTTGTGAGGTAGGGTTTGTATAAAATCCCCTTTTTCGTCATTACCGTCGTCAGATCCAAATTGATAGGCCTTGCCAAATTTCCCATCAACCTGCTTTACCCCAAAAATATCGCCGTCATGTCCTTTTCCGGACCCATCCTTTGCAAGTCCTTGTTCGTCGTTGTCAAAGGAATAATACAGGACACAATCTTCCTCCAGTCCATCGACAATAGACGGCAGCAGACACAGAAAAAACCCTGCTATAACATTTTGGTAACCTCCTTAAGAAGGCCCCTAGATGTCCCAAGGGGTGCTTCAATTTAGGGGTGAGAGTATCCGACACATATCACTTCCAAATCTACAGGCTACTAACCCACCCAGTGATGGACACTGCTATCACCGGGTGAATTCCCGGTCTATCAAGAACTGATATATATCCATTATAGCAATTTTCTACTTTGGAGTCAACAAAAATCTCTTAGTTCTTCTCTGTAGCCTTCTGAGTGTATTCTTCCGTACATTTTGGTGTTCCCAAGGATTTGCGAAACGTCCAAAAGATGCACTGGCTGCCTTGTTAGAGGCAGTGCGTATCTGAGAGGCTTGGCGAGACTTGGCAAATCTACTACCCCCACTAGTTAGGTAAATTCAGAAAAACAATCACCCTAAGCCGTGGTAATCTTCCCGGTAGAATGGATTAACGTCGTACAGAAAAGATTTTGATAGACTTTTCATCCTCACTATGTTAGGATATAAGATTAATCTCGTGATTCAACGACACAGCGTTCCAATAGAAAGTGAGCCACAATAGATATGCACAATTCCCACAACGAACTGGAGCAGGTACTCAGAAAAGAGATTGAAGGTGAGGTGCGCTTCGATCCGTATTCCAAAGTCTTATACAGCACTGACGCAAGCCTGTACCAGATGGAGCCGATCGGCGTTGTTATTCCGCGACACAAAGAGGATGTGACCAAGACCATCCAGATTGCCTACGATCGCAACCTCCCAATTCTGCCTCGTGGTGGCGGAACCAGCTTGGCAGGACAGACGGTGGGACAAGCAATTGTCATCGACATGTCCAAGTATATGAACGAGATTATCGAGGTCAATGTCGAAGAGCGCTGGGCACGGGTGCAGCCGGGAGTCGTCATCGACGAATTGAACGATTACCTGAACCCTTATAATCTGATGTATACCGCCGACGTGGCGACAAGCAGTCGTGCAAATATCGGGGGCACCATCGGCAACAACTCGGCGGGGGCACACTCCCTAATTTACGGAAAAACCGTTGACCACACGATGTCGCTGGATCTTCGGCTATCCAACGGGGAAGCAATTTTTGTTGAACCAATCTCGCTTGATGAACTTGCCGCCAAGCAGCGGGGCGACTCCCGTGAAAGCCATATCTATCGGGAGATATGCCGAATCGCAGCAGAAAATGAAGATGAGATTCGTAAACGGTTCCCACGAGTCCTACGTCGTGTAGCCGGATACAACCTTGATGAGTACGTCGCCGACGCAGGATCAAGAGATCTAACCCCCTACCGGAGAGATGGCTGCGACGCTGACCATCCCTTCAGCCTCGCGAAAATTATCGTGGGATCAGAGGGAACGCTTGCAACAACAGTCGAAGCCAAAGTTAACCTTGTACCAACCCCCAAGATGACCGCACTCAGTGTGATTCACTTTCACACCCTGATTGAGTCGATGGAAGCGATGCAGCCTATCCTTGAATGCAACCCCACCGCCGTTGAACTGGTCGATAAAACCATCATTGATATGACCAAACAGTCGTTGGAGTTCTCCCGGATCAGCACCTTTATTCAAGGCAGTCCGGGAGCGATTCTCGCGGTAGAATTCTACGGCGAATCAGAAGAGGAACTGTTCGATCAGCTTGACGCCCTTGAGCGGAAAATGAAGTCTGTTGGACTCGGCTATGCCTTTGTGCGTTGCATGACAGCGGAGGAGAAAGCACGGGTCTGGGACACACGGAAGGCGGGATTGGGCTTGCTCATGGGTGCACGAAGCGATTATAAGCCGGTCGGCTTCGTGGAGGACGCTGCAGTTTCGATCGAAAATCTGCCGGAGTACGTCCGCCGATTTGAAAAGATTGTTGCCGACCACGATACAACTGCTTCCTATTACGCCCACGCCAGCGTCGGCTTATTGCATAACCGTCCTGTAATTAACCTCAAGAAGGAAGAAGATATTCAGAAAATGCACTCCATCGCGCGGCATGTCCGAGATCTACTGATGGAACTTGGCGGCGCGATGAGTGGTGAGCATGGCGATGGACTGGTGCGGAGTGAATGGATCGAGAGCATGTTCGGTCCGCAGATATATCAGGCATTCCGCGAAGTCAAAGCCGCATTTGATCCAACAGGCATCATGAACCCCGGCAAGATTATTGACCCGCCGCCGATGACGGAAAACTTGCGCTTTGGTCCCACATACAGCGCAATCAAGATCGACACCTATTTCGACTTCTCTAGTCAGGGCGGGTTCGGCGGTGCTATTGAGATGTGCAACGGCGTTGGCGCGTGCCGCAAGAAACTGACCGGCACAATGTGTCCCTCGTACATGGCAACGCTGGAAGAGGAACACTCAACTCGTGGTCGCGCAAATGCACTCAGAAACGTGCTCTCCGGAACGTTGCCTCATGATCAGTTCACAGGCAAACGACTCCACGAAGTATTGGATCTCTGTCTGGAATGCAAAGCCTGCAAAGCTGAGTGTCCTTCTAACGTGGACATGGCAAAATTGAAGTACGAATTCCTCGCTCACTACTACAAGGAACACGGTTTGCCATTGCGGAACCGATTGTTTGGTAATATCGCCGAACTCAGCGCAATCGGCTCTGCATTTGCCCCTATCTCGAATTGGTTCATGAACAGCGGTATCTCCAAATGGGCGATGGAAAAGTTCACAGGAATCGACCGACGCAGATCGCTGCCCAACTTTGTCCGCGAAACATTTGAGAAGTGGTTTCAGAAACATCAGGATCCCCACACCGATCGTGGGGACGAGACAGCGAAGCAGGTTGTTCTTTTCCACGACACCTTCATGAACTACAACTACCCCGGTATCGGAAAGGCTGCCACCGCCGTCCTTGAGGCTGCGGGATTCGAGGTTATCCTGCCAGAAAAGAGGTGTTGCGGCCGTCCAATGATCTCTAAGGGTATGCTAGAGGACGCGATTGAGAATGCGCGTTATAACGTTGAACGTCTTCTACCTTACGCCGCCAAAGGAATCCCCATCGTCGGCTGCGAACCCAGTTGCCTCTTAGCATTGCGCGACGATTATGTAGATCTGATCCCGGGCGCGGACACAGACCTCGTGGCACAACACACATTTATGCTTGAGGAGTTCCTACTCTCCCTCCACGAGAAAGGGGAACTGGATCTGGAGTTTCAGGATATACAGAAAGAGATCTTGTTGCACGGACACTGCCACCAGAAAGCCATTGTCGGTGTGAAACCTTCCGAGCAAGTTTTGAGTTTACCGCCGGGCTATAATGTCAATGTTGTGGACTCCGGATGCTGCGGCATGGCGGGCTCATTCGGTTATGAAGCCGAACACTACGACGTATCTATGAAGGTTGGCGGTCGTCAGTTATTCAAAGCTATCAGTGAGAAGGATGGCGATTTTGAGGTGGCTGTGGCGGGAGTCTCTTGCCGCGAACAGGTCAAACAAGGGACGGGCAAAGAGGCGAGACATCTGATTGAAGTTTTGGCTGATGCGGTACGTGATGCGTGATAAAGCTCTAAGGTATTACTGTACACAACGGAAACCGTAGTCATAGGTTGTGTTCATGGGTAAAAGCCTGAAGCGATGGGCGACACAGATGCTTTGTGGTGGAGCACTCCAACCACCGCCCCGCAACACGCGCTCAGTGGTAATGTCCATGAAGTTGTCTATTATCCACTCTGGTTCATTCGTCCCTGAACGTGGATTCTTGCGAGGCGATGAGAAGTAGAAGTCATCATCATAAAGATCAAGACACCACTCCCAAACATTCCCAGACATATCATACAAACCATATTCGTTCGCGGGGTACTTATCAACCACCGTCGTATCTCCAACATTTCTATCGTAATTCGCTTTCGCAGCAGATAGCAAATCGCCCCACGGGTACTTTTTGCCAGATAGACCGCCGCGCGCAGCGTATTCCCATTCTGCCTTCGTCGGCAAACGCTTTCCCGCCCACATAGCATAAGCCATCGCACTATACCAACTCACCCAAGTAACGGGATGGTTCGCCTGCCCTGCCGGATAGTTGTTACCATCAATTAACCTCCATTTTTCAGATGATTAAGAGTTACCCGATTAAAGTGATGGGGGCGTTGAGCAAGATAAGCGCCGATCGCGTCTTAAAGCACCATCTCGATTAATCCACGGCTCTTTTTATCAAGAACCTCTAAGTTGGAGATCTCGAACCGATTGCCGTCCACATCAAGCAACAGCAGCCGGCGATCTGTAATCCACTGTGCGTTC includes:
- a CDS encoding T9SS type A sorting domain-containing protein — its product is MQKLLFSAIVSVFAILVIGQVTESVAAETKIVAAEAKRGDEFGFAVAIDGNYAIVGNWRSADKGRRSGSALIYFFNGTTWIQQERLVASDGETVDGLGRSVDIEGDLAIAGARGDDDGGSAAGAAYIFVRDGDKWKEEDKLLAEDPSAEDIFGTSVSLSGDYAIVGAYLDDDGGSATGSAYIFKRNPQGRWGQTDKLNLGKNAVALDTFGVSVSLSGDTAIIGAHQRDVKGKGVDSGAAYIFVREGEKWIEKQELSASDGKPGDYFGFSCTISGDYAIVGAYLNDEKGEDAGAAYIYEHDAISKKWAEAAKITAGDTAAGDWFGHAVSIGRAGGNVAAMVGAPLDDDKGLDSGSVYSFARTGNWTEKKKTTNSDGAEDDYFGSAIDMGGTYSISGAYRDDDAGDRSGAAYIYHSISDLALPVEDKLQQFVLWGQIRKDALYQNFPNPFNPETWLPYQLVTEAEVSISIYDVDGHLIRTLSLGTQPEGVYLTKEKAAYWDGQDNTGQQVSSGSYFYHLQAGDYSATKKMVILK
- a CDS encoding LamG domain-containing protein; the encoded protein is MAGFFLCLLPSIVDGLEEDCVLYYSFDNDEQGLAKDGSGKGHDGDIFGVKQVDGKFGKAYQFGSDDGNDEKGDFIQTLPHKDFSFKGGEGITCMAWFNKSEATEFGAIIYNRPEENRCNFGFRFEANGISWFYRDKGDAEWEGVRTPNTVKRGEWTHAAATNTYGGGLDNMKVYVNGKLIEKEKEVGWGTGGGLDPFSIEGPVDIGGRWEGQSHLFSGIIDEPSIFRRVLTEAEINEAMNEPLSTFLAVQPEGKLTTTWGALKRKSD
- a CDS encoding anaerobic glycerol-3-phosphate dehydrogenase subunit C, with the protein product MHNSHNELEQVLRKEIEGEVRFDPYSKVLYSTDASLYQMEPIGVVIPRHKEDVTKTIQIAYDRNLPILPRGGGTSLAGQTVGQAIVIDMSKYMNEIIEVNVEERWARVQPGVVIDELNDYLNPYNLMYTADVATSSRANIGGTIGNNSAGAHSLIYGKTVDHTMSLDLRLSNGEAIFVEPISLDELAAKQRGDSRESHIYREICRIAAENEDEIRKRFPRVLRRVAGYNLDEYVADAGSRDLTPYRRDGCDADHPFSLAKIIVGSEGTLATTVEAKVNLVPTPKMTALSVIHFHTLIESMEAMQPILECNPTAVELVDKTIIDMTKQSLEFSRISTFIQGSPGAILAVEFYGESEEELFDQLDALERKMKSVGLGYAFVRCMTAEEKARVWDTRKAGLGLLMGARSDYKPVGFVEDAAVSIENLPEYVRRFEKIVADHDTTASYYAHASVGLLHNRPVINLKKEEDIQKMHSIARHVRDLLMELGGAMSGEHGDGLVRSEWIESMFGPQIYQAFREVKAAFDPTGIMNPGKIIDPPPMTENLRFGPTYSAIKIDTYFDFSSQGGFGGAIEMCNGVGACRKKLTGTMCPSYMATLEEEHSTRGRANALRNVLSGTLPHDQFTGKRLHEVLDLCLECKACKAECPSNVDMAKLKYEFLAHYYKEHGLPLRNRLFGNIAELSAIGSAFAPISNWFMNSGISKWAMEKFTGIDRRRSLPNFVRETFEKWFQKHQDPHTDRGDETAKQVVLFHDTFMNYNYPGIGKAATAVLEAAGFEVILPEKRCCGRPMISKGMLEDAIENARYNVERLLPYAAKGIPIVGCEPSCLLALRDDYVDLIPGADTDLVAQHTFMLEEFLLSLHEKGELDLEFQDIQKEILLHGHCHQKAIVGVKPSEQVLSLPPGYNVNVVDSGCCGMAGSFGYEAEHYDVSMKVGGRQLFKAISEKDGDFEVAVAGVSCREQVKQGTGKEARHLIEVLADAVRDA
- a CDS encoding SUMF1/EgtB/PvdO family nonheme iron enzyme, with product MDGNNYPAGQANHPVTWVSWYSAMAYAMWAGKRLPTKAEWEYAARGGLSGKKYPWGDLLSAAKANYDRNVGDTTVVDKYPANEYGLYDMSGNVWEWCLDLYDDDFYFSSPRKNPRSGTNEPEWIIDNFMDITTERVLRGGGWSAPPQSICVAHRFRLLPMNTTYDYGFRCVQ